The nucleotide window GAACGCCCGGACgtgacggccacggccacggacGTGCAGTACCAGACGGTGACCAACATCGCGCCCGTCACCGAGGTCGTCACCGTGGGCGGCCAGAAGCACACCATCGTGCACACCACGACCAAGGTGGTCGAGGTGCACCAGCCCAACACGGTCTACCAGACCGTCACCGCGCCGGGGGCCACGGAGAAGTCGGTCGCCGTGGTGtccgtgacggcgacgcgcgagTTCCCCATCACCAAGACCATCgtgctgcccggcggcaaggtgACCGAGACCAtcgagacgacgagcaccgAGGTCTTCAGCACCCcggccaccgtcaccgtcaccaactcggcggcgcccaccaccgccaccgaggtgaagacgccgtcggcgcctccgtcgccgccgccggccacgaccaccGCGACGGTGGTGCCCACGGCTGCCGCACAGGCCAACATCGTGCcacccgccgcggccgtctttgccggcgtggcgggctTCATGGCCCTTCTCTAGAGCGGCAAAGGCCCCTCTTGTGGAGCTCGGGGATCTCCCCTGCTGTGATTTTTGCATAGGCACCTTTTTCTTTTACGTTCTTAATTAGCCCATTTCCGTTTTTCGAAACATGAGACGGACGCGCGTTTTATCTAATCGATTTGTCTGTGAGAAAGTCTCGTGTGTGAGACGGGCGAGCACGACACCAACATGCATGACGCAACGCAGGGAAAGCGGGGGGTACAAAGACTGACTGAGGGGAGAGATGGGGGGTGAAATGAGGGACAAGGGCGCGCACAGGTGATGGAGCAATTCAGAACACATTTGTGCGCGAGGAATATTGTCGATgagggcagggagggagaTGGAACGGGTGAATGAGGAGGGCGTTTGATACCATTTTCATGTACATAGACTTGGGCATTGGGCCTCTCATGGAGGAGGCTTGGCTAGATATGGAGCGACGAAGGTAATCAGATATCGTATTATCCCTTGGAACATGATGAGAGCACGCGACGCTGATTTCGGCGCCGGAACCATACCTAGGTCTTTGTTGGAATGCGCTGACCCTAGTATTTCTTCTTGTGAGCCGAGACGCCCCGTCCCGTTCGCCAGAACCCCCCTCTCCCGTTTCCCATCACCTGTCGGCCACAAAGCGGGCGGGATTCggctccgtcgcctcgtcggcgcggccagTAAAGGTGCAGCCGGGAAAGTACCTGTCGCAGCGGAGCAAAAAGGACGAGTTGAGGTCGATCCagacgaggatgcggcggagcaggccgccgaggccgacgagggcgtcgatgccgccgcgcaggtcgacgatgcggcacAGACCGCGCATGTGAGCGTGATAggcggcctcatcgccgTGCATGGCCTCGAAGCTGGCGagcttggcgacggcgccaaggacctcgtcagagaggcggcggcgggggtcACGTAGGGCGGCATTGACCGATGAGATGGCTACGTGCTTCATGTGCAGGAGGTGCTGGCGGATGGCGCCGCGCGAGGGGAAAGTGTTCCGGTAGATGGTGACCCCACCGCTACTGCTGTCGTCTTTGGCATCGCTGTTATTGCCCTGGCTGCCGGTCGTCGTTGTGGGAGGAGATGAggctgaggaggaggaggaagacgatgatgatgatgatgatgatgagaaCGGATAACTGGCGGGATAGGCGTTGGAGACGTAGTTTGCGGCCGAAAGAAGTAAGATGACGGCAAAGATGGAGGGGTCCGATAGGACAAGGGGGAACCAGCGGGTGCGGAGGAGGCCCTTGTGGCCCggcccgtcgagctcggcgatgtcgacggccaTGTGGACGACGTCTAAAGGGGGGTAAGCCCAAGTTGCGTCCGCCACGGGACATGATGAGTCTATCATTAAACTCACAGTTGTCCGTCCACGCCGGGATGTCGGGGTGCCAAGGCCCGGGATAGGCTCTGAAGGGATCGACCCTGGTGCCGCCTAGCAAGGGGTCGAAGAGGAGTGCcggaggggaggcggcggcggcagcggcggcggcgggccggtgtcggggcaccagcagcgacaTCAAGGTCGCAGAGGCGTTTTCATTAtcatcaccgtcaccatcaccattGGCAGGAGGggcaggaagaggaagagaggtAGCGGCGAGCTCATACGTGACAGAgacgggcttgccggcgcggcgtcgtctccgcctGCGCTCGCGAGCGTCGGCCTTGgggtcgccgcctcggccagcagcaggagacgacgaggaagaggaggaagaagaggctaaggagcgctgctgctgctggacctgcggtggcggcgtgggatGATGGACGGCCAGATGGGCCTGCCAGCCGCGCTTGGACACGTGGGAGCGCAGGCGGGATGTGGCCAGACCCTTGAGCTGGTCGGGACggttgccgacgacgaactCGAAGGTCGCtgccgaggaggagtagGAGGAGCTTGCCTGCGGCGGAGTCATTTTGgatcggcgacggcgggaaGCGTCGTGTGTCGTCTCACTGACTCCGGACTTGAACTGGCCTAGCTCGCGTAGTTTCCTCGTcgcgtacgtgcgtgcgtgcgcaaGGGGGGAGGGTAGGCCAGGCTTGGCGTTGCCTTGGTTTGTCTGCGACGTCAGAATGCGAATCCGGGGCCCTCGAAAGCGGGGAGCGAACGTCGTCGATGGGTTGGCGGATGGAGGGGATGGGACGCGATGAGGCGAATCTACATGCACGCACAAGGGCTGGCCGGCGAAGGGACGACTCGACTCGGCCCCCCGCTCTCGTGTTGCACATGCTTTCAACCCATGGTGGGACGGACGCAAGATTGCGGGTGCGGTACGGTGCGTGCGGCTGAgaagaggaggcggaggaagaTAGTGTGACGAAGGAGGGCAAAGGGAGAAGAAGCAATTACGGGCATCGCGAGATATTCCCCCGAGCTTGGACCACCAAACCACCAAGTAACAGGTACGTACCAGTGTGGTCGCGACTGCCGTCAACAAaacgtgcggcggcgcggcaagCGCCTTGTAGGCCTAACCGTATCGGGTGCATGCATGAATGAATGCATGCAAGCCAGCAAGGAGGTAGGAAGGTAGGTAGTTGACGAGGAAAGAAAGCTTGGTGCCAACTCTGTGTCTCTGCGGCGTTACGAATTTCCTCATTCATAGATTACGCAGCatccgttgccgccgccgtggcgggaGACTTTATCAACGGATGGGGGGTCGGCCAGCCAGGGTGCCGCTTTAACTTGGTCTCCAAGCCTGAACCCGTGCATCTAACTAGGTATGCCCTGTCGTCTTGTGGAGAGGGCCGCCAGGAATTAAGAGAAAGTGACGGGCCCTATGCGTAGCTAGCCCCTTGGCGGGTAGGGGGGAAAATGAACATGATGAGCTCCTGCTTCAAGTTTAGGCCGATGGACAAGCAAGGTTCATGTCGAGAAAGCGAAAGGCCATACGTAggtactgtacgaagtacgtacaaGCAAGGGGCGAGCCGGTGACGTGCGGCCccacccggcggcggctgcccgcgcaggttccggcgccgtgggctcGGATTTCCCAAACGCCGGGACCCTATAAATCCGGGCGCCCCAGCACCCTACCTAGGTAAGCAcgaccggcggcgacaacggccgCTCCGCAAAGGGCAGGTGACTCCGAtacgtccgtccgtccatcttGGAGCGAGTCGCTGTGTTTGTTATTAACTTGTTGATGTTAGTGCGGCGACGCATTTGTTTCTATGGGCAGCCCCtcgttgggggggggggccgacATGTAAACCATTTCCTAATCGGGGAAATGCGTCAAGACGTTTGAGCACCAAACTCTAAGCCCGCTCTGCGACCACAAAAGAGTTGGAGGCTCAAGACAGCCCGCCTCCCAAGCATGTCTTCTTTGACAACTTTGCTGCTTGCAGACAAGACAGACAGGGGCGCTTTGACCTGTCGACTCGAAACCCTTCACTggaatgatgatgatgatgctccgCAACGACAAAGGGTCgatccgccaccgccttgcccgccgtggctgcGATTGCCGCGTTCATCTGCAAACAATCGCAACGGTATACATACCTTGTATATATACCAAAGTACACATGGATGTAGATATATAATGGCGTCGGGTTGTCTAGACACTGGCTGGCCTGCCTCGTTACACTCTCGACAGGTTCCCATCGCACTCATCAACAACATCTCATagccacacacacacacaacaccTCGTCTTCCCTCATCATGTCTCTCCAAGGCAAGGTCGCGCTCATCACCGGAGGCGCCAAgaacctcggcgccgccataGCAAacgagctcgcggccctcggcgccggcctcgccctgcaCTACAACTCGCTCAAgtcgcgcgacgacgccgcccggctgGAGCgggagctcaaggccaagcaCCCGGACGTCCGCGTCCGCTTCTACCAGGGCGACCTGACcaccgaggccgccgtcgacacgctcttcgcctcggccatggccgactttggcaaggtcgacatcgtcatcaaCACGGTCGGCAAGGTACTCAAGAAGCCCATCACCGACATTACCGAGGCCGAGTACGACGACATGTTTGCGTGAGTCTTTCTCTCGCCCCTCTATTCCCCAGTCTCTCATGTCTTGTTGGTGGCGGTATGGGGGGCATGACATGGGAGCGTAATAGATGGTCAAAAAGTGCAGATTGCTGACAACTGTCCCCCGTCTTGTTGCCATCACAGCGTCAACTCCAAGGCGGCCTTTTTCATCCTAAAGGCCGGCGCACGACACGTctccgacggcggcaagctcATAACCATCGTCACagccctgctggccgcctTCACCGGCTTCTACACCTCCTACGCCGGCTCCAAGGCCCCCGTCGAGCACTTTacccgcggcgtcgccaaggagctgcagccgcgccgcgtgAGCGTCAACGCCGTGGCGCCGGGCCCCATGGACACGCGTGAGTTTTGcccttcttttctttctctttTGAGCTTTTCTCCCGAGTCGCAAAGTAGCCGCAACAGGGCGAGAAGCGAGCGAGGACCGATAGAGAACTGACTGTatggtcgtcgttgtcgcagCCTTCTTCTACCCGCAAGAgtccgacgacgccgtcgccttccacAAGagccaggccctcgacggccgcctcacCGAGGTGCAAGACATTGCGCCCCTCGTCCGCTTTCTCGTCACCGAGGGCTCGTGGATCACCGGCCAGACGCTGTTTGCCAACGGCGGCTACACGACCAGGTGAAGCGGTGAGGCAGATAGATGCCTATGGCTTGAGATGGACGCAGTGTTTGGTGgggtttggtttggtttggtttggtttggtttggtttggttgGGTTGTGTTGGGTTGGGTTGTGTGGTGAACTGGTGATGCAACCGGGACTTGCGCAGTCTCACGCAGCGCCTCAGTATGTCCTGCGTCCAGTGTAATAGTTAATCCCagtggaagaagaagaaggaaaaaatCTTTTACGTCTGATCGCATAGCTCGTTCAAACTTACAGCGCCAAATAATGTGTGTGGCCTTGTAGCATGATGGGTTGATGCAGAGTGTGGTGAGTGAGAGCCGTGACAGTGACAGCAGttggaggagacggcgggggAGCTGGGGTCCACCCTGCCAGTGGGGAGGCGCCTGTCGCGGGAACCCCCAACCCCTACTAATAGCCTAGGCCGTCCCCTCCACTGTAGGTACTGAGCTTGATGGAAGACTCGcgggccaagcagcagcaccatcaccgccatccATTTTCCCACCACCATAATCATCATCACTGCCTCCCGCGCGCCAGCGCACCCGCCTCCACAGCCATGGCGCCCGTCGAGCGATTGAGCCACGATGAGCTCGAACGTACGTACCGCTCTCAAGGCCACCCCATGCTTATCCCTCCGACTCACCATCGTCCCTCGCGCagagcagctcaaggacatCATCCAAGACCTCTACAACATCATGGTCCAGGTCACCACCTACGACACCACCGGCCGGCCCAGCCGCGAAGTCCTCTCTAATCAAGTGTACGTCTGatttcatcatcatcctccccttcttccccatGCCTCCGATCTAGCGCCACCGCGtgcgaagaagacggaggggggaggaCAAACACACAACTCTGGGaaccaagacgacgacgactcacCTTTTTTCTCCTCGCAGGAAGACGCTGTCCACATCGCTACAGACGCTccacgcctcggccgacCATCCCCTCGCCGCTCTCCCCTCGGTACCccccgagctgctcgagtaCGTCGAAAACGGCCGCAACCCCGACATTTACACGCGCGAgttcgtcgagctcgtccgccgcggcaACCAGCTCATGCgcggcaaggccgccgcgtTCGCCTCCCTCcgcgacgtcctcgccgccgacatggccgccgccatgcccgagctgcgcgatgacgtcgagcgcgtcctcgacgccaccggcggcggcaacagcagcagcagcagcgccgccgccgtgtcgcgcgcgtctgaaggtggtggtggtgctggtgctggtaATACCATGGCTGGACAAGTTGCgaccgctggcggcggttcTTCTGCTCCGCCTACGCACGGTGCTTCGGCCACGAGTGGATGACAGGGTCCTCCGGCCGGAGGGTGATTAGGGAAAAAGTCCACGGCGACCAGATACAACGGAGGACGGGACGGCTACACACGTCCGGTGGATGGGGCGATACAATACGGGGGCCTCTCCCAGGCAGGCATCCTCCGAGAGGCAGGCGTTACGGCATATAGATACCCAGATGCGAGTGCACGACTCGATCTAAATACTACCCAGTTTCTTTGGGAGCCAGGGCGGTTAAGTCTACGAGCCCGACTTGGACATGGCGCCGCAGTGACGTGGAATCGCAACAGCCGCCGGCAATCATCTCCCCGTTGAAGCCGGCAGGCAAACAGACAcacaggcaagcaggcacgCAGACACACAGACCGAACGCTTCCCTCAGAGGGAGCCGACATGTATAATGTCTGTCTACATGCAATCATACTACATCCAGCACGTCGTCCGACTCCCTCCCCGTCTATTGCCGTATCCACTTGCATGCCAGAGTCATCAGACAAGCACAACAAGATGATGAGATGCCCACAGGTCCCGTCCCTCTCTTCGACCATGTGCGTCTGCGTGTGAGCCTTCAGACATGACGGCGGGCACCACATGGCCCCGCGCGCCCAACGTTCTCATTGACCAACGCCGTGAAAATGAGAAACAAAAATTGTTGTATGCAAAGCGTGTCTCTGTCTTTACGCTGTTGTCTCCGGGCGTCTTCTATCCACTTGGAGCCGCGGCCCTCTTGCCGCCCCGGAGCCAGAGGTACCTGTTACACACGTACAAGAgaccgacgccgacgagcaccagTGCCACCAGCTGCGGCGGGAGcagaacggcggcggccagcactGCCATGCCGTAGCGCCGCATGGtgtcgaccagctcgtccCGGGCttcccgccgtcgccggaaGTCGCCCCGCAGCTCATTCTTTGCTGCCCGGGCAGCGTTGTCTGACGTGCGGGCGTCTTCCCACGCCcactcgtcggcgtcctcaaCCTCGTCACCCGTGTCGTGCTCTGACTCGGCTGGTCATTGGTAAGGAAACCCGCCACCGCGCGCACGACCGGCGCCACCCGTGTTGAAGTTGAAGCTGGCTCCTCCAGGGaagccgccagcggcgccagggAAGCCTCCAGCGCCTCCGGGGAATCCACCAGCGCCTCGGAAACCACCGCCTCCGAAGCCGCCTTGGTTGCCCATCATGCTGAAGAGGA belongs to Purpureocillium takamizusanense chromosome 1, complete sequence and includes:
- a CDS encoding uncharacterized protein (COG:S~EggNog:ENOG503P63H~TransMembrane:1 (i341-360o)), whose protein sequence is MHPIRLGLQGACRAAARFVDGSRDHTGNAKPGLPSPLAHARTYATRKLRELGQFKSGVSETTHDASRRRRSKMTPPQASSSYSSSAATFEFVVGNRPDQLKGLATSRLRSHVSKRGWQAHLAVHHPTPPPQVQQQQRSLASSSSSSSSSPAAGRGGDPKADARERRRRRRRAGKPVSVTYELAATSLPLPAPPANGDGDGDDNENASATLMSLLVPRHRPAAAAAAAASPPALLFDPLLGGTRVDPFRAYPGPWHPDIPAWTDNCEFNDRLIMSRGGRNLGLPPFRRRPHGRRHRRARRAGPQGPPPHPLVPPCPIGPLHLCRHLTSFGRKLRLQRLSRQLSVLIIIIIIIVFLLLLSLISSHNDDRQPGQ
- the NUT2 gene encoding RNA polymerase II mediator complex subunit (EggNog:ENOG503P6MC~BUSCO:EOG09264V30~COG:K); amino-acid sequence: MAPVERLSHDELEQQLKDIIQDLYNIMVQVTTYDTTGRPSREVLSNQVKTLSTSLQTLHASADHPLAALPSVPPELLEYVENGRNPDIYTREFVELVRRGNQLMRGKAAAFASLRDVLAADMAAAMPELRDDVERVLDATGGGNSSSSSAAAVSRASEGGGGAGAGNTMAGQVATAGGGSSAPPTHGASATSG
- a CDS encoding uncharacterized protein (COG:S~EggNog:ENOG503P63H); the protein is MTPPQASSSYSSSAATFEFVVGNRPDQLKGLATSRLRSHVSKRGWQAHLAVHHPTPPPQVQQQQRSLASSSSSSSSSPAAGRGGDPKADARERRRRRRRAGKPVSVTYELAATSLPLPAPPANGDGDGDDNENASATLMSLLVPRHRPAAAAAAAASPPALLFDPLLGGTRVDPFRAYPGPWHPDIPAWTDNYVVHMAVDIAELDGPGHKGLLRTRWFPLVLSDPSIFAVILLLSAANYVSNAYPASYPFSSSSSSSSSSSSSSASSPPTTTTGSQGNNSDAKDDSSSGGVTIYRNTFPSRGAIRQHLLHMKHVAISSVNAALRDPRRRLSDEVLGAVAKLASFEAMHGDEAAYHAHMRGLCRIVDLRGGIDALVGLGGLLRRILVWIDLNSSFLLRCDRYFPGCTFTGRADEATEPNPARFVADR
- a CDS encoding 3-oxoacyl-[acyl-carrier-protein] reductase (EggNog:ENOG503P0A7~COG:Q), with amino-acid sequence MSLQGKVALITGGAKNLGAAIANELAALGAGLALHYNSLKSRDDAARLERELKAKHPDVRVRFYQGDLTTEAAVDTLFASAMADFGKVDIVINTVGKVLKKPITDITEAEYDDMFAVNSKAAFFILKAGARHVSDGGKLITIVTALLAAFTGFYTSYAGSKAPVEHFTRGVAKELQPRRVSVNAVAPGPMDTPFFYPQESDDAVAFHKSQALDGRLTEVQDIAPLVRFLVTEGSWITGQTLFANGGYTTR
- a CDS encoding uncharacterized protein (COG:S~EggNog:ENOG503P63H) produces the protein MHPIRLGLQGACRAAARFVDGSRDHTGNAKPGLPSPLAHARTYATRKLRELGQFKSGVSETTHDASRRRRSKMTPPQASSSYSSSAATFEFVVGNRPDQLKGLATSRLRSHVSKRGWQAHLAVHHPTPPPQVQQQQRSLASSSSSSSSSPAAGRGGDPKADARERRRRRRRAGKPVSVTYELAATSLPLPAPPANGDGDGDDNENASATLMSLLVPRHRPAAAAAAAASPPALLFDPLLGGTRVDPFRAYPGPWHPDIPAWTDNYVVHMAVDIAELDGPGHKGLLRTRWFPLVLSDPSIFAVILLLSAANYVSNAYPASYPFSSSSSSSSSSSSSSASSPPTTTTGSQGNNSDAKDDSSSGGVTIYRNTFPSRGAIRQHLLHMKHVAISSVNAALRDPRRRLSDEVLGAVAKLASFEAMHGDEAAYHAHMRGLCRIVDLRGGIDALVGLGGLLRRILVWIDLNSSFLLRCDRYFPGCTFTGRADEATEPNPARFVADR